In one window of Thermus aquaticus DNA:
- the csm2 gene encoding type III-A CRISPR-associated protein Csm2, producing the protein MSGSLISRAYKLAFELVDKTALTSSQFRNYFGELRIIYNDFTERRVSWDETRLRLELLLARLAYGTRKKGGVPRELFEVLAEMLKGTVEADAEKGPTLLESAMRQVEAILALFYPLRDLKDDIENHNRKNRHNPRDFRKEAELFFGRLLK; encoded by the coding sequence ATGAGTGGAAGCCTTATATCCAGGGCCTACAAGTTGGCATTTGAGTTGGTAGATAAGACGGCGCTCACATCCAGCCAGTTCCGCAACTACTTTGGGGAGCTTCGGATCATTTACAATGATTTTACAGAAAGGAGGGTTTCATGGGATGAAACCCGCCTGCGCCTGGAGCTATTGCTGGCACGGTTGGCTTATGGTACCCGAAAGAAGGGGGGTGTTCCCAGAGAGCTCTTTGAGGTTTTGGCCGAGATGTTAAAGGGTACTGTTGAAGCCGATGCAGAAAAGGGCCCAACTCTCTTGGAAAGCGCTATGCGGCAGGTAGAAGCAATTTTGGCCCTTTTCTACCCCTTGCGCGATCTCAAAGATGACATTGAGAACCACAATAGGAAAAATCGGCATAATCCCCGAGATTTCCGTAAGGAAGCCGAGCTCTTCTTCGGTCGCCTTTTGAAATAG